In Aminivibrio pyruvatiphilus, one DNA window encodes the following:
- the rpmI gene encoding 50S ribosomal protein L35, which translates to MPKLKSHSGAKKRFSFTGTGKLSYRKAGRGHLLTCKSPSRLRKLRKTGYVDDTQMEYMRKLLPYS; encoded by the coding sequence ATGCCCAAGCTTAAATCCCATTCGGGAGCAAAAAAAAGATTCTCGTTCACGGGAACGGGAAAACTCTCCTACCGCAAGGCGGGAAGGGGACACCTGCTCACCTGCAAGAGCCCTTCGAGACTCAGAAAGCTCCGCAAGACCGGCTACGTTGATGATACGCAGATGGAGTACATGAGAAAGCTGCTTCCGTACAGCTGA
- the rplT gene encoding 50S ribosomal protein L20, with translation MPRVKGGSASDRKRKKLFSITKGYWGRKKNVYRRAREAYLHSLSRAYADRKKKKRDFRRLWITRINAASRAQGLSYSVLMNGLKKAGISINRKMLSELAINDMPAFIKLSEQARSALGR, from the coding sequence ATGCCCCGCGTCAAAGGTGGTAGCGCTAGCGATAGAAAAAGAAAGAAACTGTTTTCCATCACCAAGGGTTACTGGGGTCGGAAAAAGAATGTTTACAGAAGGGCCAGGGAGGCCTACCTCCATTCCCTTTCCAGAGCCTATGCCGACCGGAAGAAAAAGAAGAGAGATTTCCGGCGGCTGTGGATCACCCGTATCAACGCCGCTTCCCGGGCACAGGGACTGTCCTACAGTGTCCTGATGAACGGGCTGAAGAAGGCGGGAATCTCCATCAACCGGAAGATGCTTTCCGAGCTGGCCATCAACGACATGCCCGCCTTCATCAAGCTCTCCGAGCAGGCACGGAGTGCCCTGGGCAGATAG